AAATACTTATCCATGATATGAAATAGTTGCTCACCTATTATTTGAATATTTTGTTTATCTTTTATTATTGCATCTTGCAAAGTTACAATTAATGCATTACCTTCTATGGGTCCAATTTCTAGTCTTTTTCTTTGGTTTCGGTAAGGAAGATCATCTGGGAAGTTAACTGGCGCATGTTGTATACAGATAGTAGGACTAAGTAGTGATGGTGTTCTTTGAACTCGCATATTAATTTTTTCCTTCTTAAAAAATATTTTTTAATTGGATTTAGTTTAACAGGATTAAAAATATTTTCAAATACGTATTTTGTATAAATTAATTTTAAATTCTTCTAAGTGCTAATACTGTGTTATGTCCTCCAAATCCTAAAGCGGATACTAATGCAATATTTACTTTTTGTTCTCTTGCTTTATTTGGTACATAGTCTAAATCACACTCAGGATCAGGGGTTTGGTAATTAATTGTTGGGGTGATAATTCCATGCCCTATTGTTAAAACGGTTGCAGCAGCTCCAAGTGGACCAGCAGCACCAATTAAATGGCCAGTCATAGATTTTGAACTTGTAACAGCAAGCTTTTTAGCATGTTCACCAAATACTTTTTTAATAGCAAGTGTTTCCCTACTATCATTTAAAGGAGTTGATGTACCATGTGCATGAATGTAGTCTACATCTTCAAGCTTAATTCTTGCATCTTTAATAGCTTCAAGCATTGCACGTGCACTACCATCTCCTGTTTCATGTGGAGCAGTAATATGTGAAGCATCACAAGTAGCACCACCACTTATAATTTCAGCATAGATTTTAGCACCCCTTTTTTTTGCATGTTCTAGTTCTTCAAATACAAATACTACTGATCCTTCACCCATTACAAAACCATCTCTTTCTTTACTAAAAGGGCAAGATGCCATTTCCGGAGAACAATTTCTTTTTGAAAGTGCACCCATGTTACTAAAAGATGCCATGCTTACTGGGTTTATTGTAGCTTCAGTTCCACCTGTGATAACTACATCTGCTTTGTTTAATCTAATCCAGTTTAATGCATCTAGCATAGAATCAAGTCCGCTAGCACAAGCAGTAGAATCAGATTTCGCTCTGCCTTTTAATCCCCATAATATACCGATATAACCCGAAGGTGCATTTGGCATAAGTCTTATAATTGTTCTTACACCAATTTTTTTTTGTCCTTCAGTTATTAAAATGGTTTGATCATTACAGGTGGTGTTTATACCACCAATACCAGTTCCAACAAATACAGCAACTCTCTCAGTATTTAATTTTGAAAAATTAATTAATGAATCTTCAATTGCAAGCTTACTTGCTACAACAGCAAACTGAGTAACTTTATCCATATCTTTTTGTAATGTTTTTAAAAGTTTTGGATCAGTAAAGTAATTTTCTAAATAAAAATTTTTAATTTCACCTGCAATTTTTATATCAACTTTTTCCCAATCTTTATTTTCACTAGTACTAATCCTAGAAACACCACTTTTGCCTGATTTCAGACTTTCCCAAAAATCAACTTTTCCTATACCTACAGAAGTTACAGGGCCAATTCCAGTTATTACAACTCTTTTGTGTTGCATAGATTTCTATTTAGTTAGCAAAACATCTTTTATTATACAGAAAGCTGGTTTTTGTGTAAGGCTTCGTTTGTTATGTCTCTAAGTATATTAGGTTTCTTTGCTAAGCTTTCTATGCCATGTCGCAGGGCATATAAAACTGCTTGAGTACGGTCGCTGACATTGAGTTTAGTAAATATATTGTTAACGTGTGTTTTTACAGTTGATTCACTAATAAATAATAGTTTAGCAATTTGTTTGTAATTTACTCCTTGTGTTAAAGAATGAAGTACTTCAGTCTCTCTTGCAGTAAGAAGCTCTAGCAAGTCTTTGTTTGACAATGTTTCTACTTTATGTGTTTGCAAAATTGTTCTTAGCTCAAGTGTTGTTTTCCCACATAAAAACAGTTGTTCTTTTTTTAATTGTTTCATTGCAAGTTCTGTTGACTCTAAAAAATTCTCACCCCATATAAGTGCATCAGCTCCGCTTGTTAAATAGTTTAAAATTTTTGGTTTGTCATTTTCATTAATTATTATAGTTACTTTTGTATTTGGTAATAATTTCTTTGCTTTAACAAGAACTTCTGATAGCTCAATTACTCCTGGCAATGCTGAGGATATAAATAAAAAATTTGGTTTTGTGTTTTCTAATTCTAAGAGCAGACTTTCTTTTGTGTTTATAGTAGATCGATTGCTTATTTGGATTTTTAAATTGTTGAAAAATCTGTATAAGTTTTCATGATTTAAAGATACATTTAATGCAATTAGGGCTGTACGTAAATCTTGCATAGTCTTGTTCTCCTTGTTATAGATATATTTTGCTTACTCTAATGTTTTAGGCAAAATAAAGGGTTTGCTATCAGGGGAAGCCCTAGCTAAACATGCAGTATGGTTAAATTTGTTAAAGGTTGTTAAAATCAAACACTCGAAAATTAAATTTAATTAATCTTCCAAATATTATTTTTTGTGTTTTTCTACTTTTTCATACTTTAAGTACTCTAGGTATAGGTTTTAAGGAAGAGCAATCAAGAAGCAATATTAAAGCTAAAATTAACTACCTTGAGAATCCTAACAAGCCTGATTTTTTTACTAGCACAGAAAAAAACAACTATATAGAATTAGGTAACTTAACCACTCTACAAGGAACATGGTCAGGATCATTTGCTTTAGATAAAAGTTCTATTATTTGGGAAAATCATGGAACTGTAAAAAAGAATGTTTATGATTTAATTAAATTTGGCTCTTATAATATCCTTTTTAATTTTTATACCCATGACAACAAATTGTCAGATTTAAAAATATTGCAAGATGAAATTAAATATGGTTTTGTAAATGTAGAAGTTTTTAATAAAAGTCAAATTAATTACTGGACCAAGGCCACAAGCTTAGACTGGAATGAAATAGTTAGAGGTAAGATTTTCAGAATAAATGATAATGAACTTTTTACAATATTTCAAACAACAGTATATGAAAACAAGATTCCTATTTACGCATTTCGTGGTGAAGCAATTCTTTCTAGGTAACTTCTAAGGTAACTAGATCGTAATATACGTTATAATATATAGTTCGCATCATTTTTTTAAAGTAAGGAAGGTAAGTATAAAAAAACATGACAGATAAAATGGCAGAATTCGAGAGGCTTTTAAAAGAAGGGAGTTATGAATTTAAGGTTCAACAAGGAGATATAGTAAAAGGAAAAATTATTTTTTTAGAAAAGGACGGAGCTTTAGTTGATATTGGTGGTAAGACAGAAGCATTTTTACCATATAAAGAGTTAACTAATAAAATTAGAAGAGTAAAAATTGAAGAACTAGTTAAAGTTGGAGAAGAACATGATTTTTATGTTCTTAGAGATGATGAGACAGAAGAAGAAAAAGTTATTTTATCTTTAAAAAAAGTTAATCAAGCTCAAGGTTGGAATAAATTAGAAGAAGCAAAAAGAGCAAATGAAATTCTTTCAGGTACAATTGCTTCCTTTGTAAAAGGAGGAGCAATTGTTGAGTTGTTTGGAATTAAGGGTTTTATTCCAAACAGTCAATTGCGGATAAAAAATTCCCAACAAGAAAGTTTACTTGGAAGCAACATTAATGTAAAAGTATTGGAACTTGATTTTAAGAAAAATAAATTAATTTTTTCACAAAAATTAGCTATTCAAGATGAGAAAGCAGATTTAATGGAAAAAACAATTCAAAATCTTGAAGTAGGTCAGATTATAAGCGGCGAGGTTGTAAGAGTTACAGATTTTGGTGCTTTTATTGATTTGGGTGGTATTGATGGACTGCTCCCGATTTCTGAATTTTCTTGGCAAAGGGTACATAATCCTCAAGATATTTTAAAAGTTGGTCAAGAAGTACAATTAAAAGTTTTAAAAATTGATAGAGATGTTAGTGGCAGAGTAAAAATCAGTCTTAGCTTAAAAAGAATGCAAAGCGATCCATGGAATGAATTAAGAGGAAAGATAAATGACAATGAAATTATTGAAGGAACTGTAAGTAAAGTTGCCAGCTTTGGAGTTTTTATTGAAGTTCATCCTGGTGTTGAAGGACTAGTACCACGCTCAGAAATAACAAATGAATCAGAATCCCCTAAAACAGATGATTATTTAAAAGTTGGTGACACGGTAAAAGTATTAGTTAAACGTTTTGCACCAAACGAACATAGACTTAGTCTTAGTATAAAAGATGCAAAAGATGCAAATTATCAGTGAGAGAGATTTTGTAGTTAGAAGGTGGTCAGATTTTAAAGATTTTGATTGGTGGCTTTTAGGGTCTGTAATAGCTTTATTAATTTTTGATTTGTTTTTATTAAAAAGTGCATCAAGTGAAGCTTTTGTACTAAAACAATTTTTATTTACAATATTAGCTTTTTTCTTAGGTACTGCAGTTTTATTCATAAATATTAATTTCTGGCAAAAAATTTCTCTTTGGATCTACGTTTTTAACGTTTTCCTTTTGCTTGTAGTCTTGTTTATGGGAACTTCAGCTATGGGAGCTCAAAGGTGGATTGATTTTGGGATAGTAAAAATACAACCATCTGAAATTGCAAAAGTTGGAATCCTTATTAGTTTAGCTGCTTGGTTTTTAAAACACCCTATTAAAAACTATTTTGATATTTTAAATTCTTTTTTTATAATAGCTATTCCAGTTTTACTTATACTTAAACAACCTGATCTTGGTACTTCTCTAGTATTTATTTCAATTTATTTAGGGATGGCATTTTGGGCAGGAGCATCTGTTACACACTTATTAATTTGTGTCTCACCTGTCCTTAGCTTAATACTAAACGCAACTGGAGACATTATTTATAGTTTTGGTACTTTTGAATTTAACAATAAAATAATTGAATTAACTGTAACAAATTCATTTCTTTTATTTATGTTGTTTTTGCTTTTATGGCTAATAATAAATTACAAAGTGTGGAGATCTCCTTGGCTTGTTTTATGGATTTCAACAATTGTCTTTCTTAATTTTATAATTGGTTTTATTAGGCCTGTTTTATGGAGCATGCTGCAACTTTATCAACAAAGAAGACTAACAATTTTTTTAAACCCTGAAAGTGATCCTCAGGGTGCTGGGTACCATATAATACAAAGTCTTTTAGCAGTAGGGAATGGAGGACTATTTGGCTACGGCTGGCAAAATGGAAGATTAACAAGAGGAGATTATATCCCTGCTCAACATACTGATTTTATTTTTTCTACGCTAGGCGAAGAATTTGGTTTTATTGGTGCTGTAATAGTAATTTGTTTATTTGCAATTATTTTAAGCAGGATCCTAGTAATTGCAAAAGATTCAAACAATAAGTTTGCTAGTTTTTTAGCTATTGGAATATTTTCTTTTTTTGCCTTTCATATTTTTGTCAATATTGGAATGACTGTAGGTATTATGCCTATTACTGGTGTGCCATTACCGTTTTTAAGTTATGGCGGGACTGCATTAGTAGTTGATACTTTTAGTATATTTTTATTGCTATCAGTCTCTTGGAGAACGTTGCCTAGAAAAATATTTTAAATTGAGTGTAAAATTAAGATATGTCTCGAAAGAAAAAGGACAGCACAGAAAGCATTCTATTACGTACTCGCAGAAGAGTAATCCTTGATTTCCCGCCAAATCAAATTCAAACACCTATTACTTACATACTAGCTAAGGAATACGATATTGCAAGCAATATTTTAAGGGCTGAGATTGCACCTGAAGAAACAGGAAAATTAGTTATGGAGATGGATGGCTTGCCTGAAAAATTAGATGAAGCAATTAAGAGGATAAAAGAATATGGAATAGAGGTTACTGAAATTGCAAGAAAAGTTACTTTTAATATGGATAAATGTACTCATTGTGGAGCTTGTATCTCTGTTTGTTTAGCAGGTGCTTTAAAGCTTGATAAAAACTTTCATCTTGAGTTTATTGAACCAAAATGTACAGTTTGTGAAATGTGTGTAACTTCTTGTCCTGTTGGTGTAGTTAATATTGATATTTAATTTTGCTCTGTATTAGTTTGATCTGTATCATCTATATCAAAAGGATCAGCAGGATCTACAGAAATAATTGGTGTTGTAGAAGTAGTATCACTACTATTTCCATCTTCAGCATATACACACATGCTATACGTACTTGTTGTAAATGCAATACAAAAACAAATTATAAAATTTGTGCTCTTGTTCACCTTTTTTAACCCAGCTTACAAACTACTTTTCAGCCAAAAAATGTAGCTTTAATTTAATTATCGGTAAAATATTTCCTCTCGCGGAAATTTATAGGTTTACCACTAAATAATTTTTTCTAAAAGCATTGTTTGTAGTTTATTTGTTTAAGATTAGGTAATGAACAATAGGGACAGCCTATCTGACCACTAATACAATGTATAATTATTTCTATGGAACTTACAAATGAAGAATTAAAAAGATATTCAAGGCAAATAGTACTACCTGAAATAAGCATCCAAGGTCAGCTTGCTTTACAAAAAAGTAAAGTGTTAGTAGCAGGTGCAGGAGGCTTAGGTTCTAGTGCACTGCTGTACCTTGCTAGTAGTGGCATTGGTACAATTGGTGTAATTGATTACGATAACGTAGATTTATCAAATTTACACAGACAAGTTATTCACTACACAGATGATCTAAATAAGTCTAAGGTAATTTCAGCTAAAGAAAAAATAAATAAATTAAATCCTAATGTAAAAGTTGTTACATTTAATGAAAAATTAAGTCAAACAAATATAAAAAACATTTTAAATGATTTTGAGATTGTTATTGACGGGCTTGATAATTTTAATGATAAGTTTTTACTAAATGATAGTTGTGTTTTATTAAATAAGAAATTAATTCATGCTGGAGTAATTGGTTTTGAAGGACAAATACTAACAATAATTCCTAAAAAGTCTGCATGTCTTAGATGTTTTTTCCCAGATAAAATACCAGACAATTTAAGACAAAGTTGTAAAGAAATTGGTGTTTTAAGTACTTGTGTTGGTGTGTTAAGTATCATTCAGGCAAATGAAGCAATTAAACTAATTTTAGGTATCGGAAAACCACTTACAAACAAGGTTTTAAAGTTTAATGCTTTAGATGGAACGTTTTATGAATTTAAAGTACAAGATATTAACAAAAGTTGTCCTGTTTGCAACCTAGCGACCTAAATGATGGTCAACATGATGATGACTTCTTTCAGGAATTAGTTTTACTACACTACCAGTAAGGAGTATTAATCCCAAAGTATAAATTAAAATTGCACTAATTACACCAGATGATTTTTCAATATTGCTCATTGATTTTTGTAGTAAGGATTTTAAAAATCCTTGACTAAAAATCATGGATAATGCAACTAAACTTAATGCTATTCCAAGACCAATACTAAAAGACAAAACATATAAGAAACCATTTAACAAATTATGAAATCCGCTTACTGCTGTAGCTGTCATAAATACTGCTAATCCTCCTGTACATGGTACAAGTCCTGCAGTAAGCCCAATTAATAAAATATTTGTAATTTTTAAATTTTTAGTTAAGACTTCATGTACTGAACATTGATGTTTATGCTCATGGTGGAATAATGGCTTAATAATTCTATCCCACATAAGCCAAAGCCCAATTAAAAAAATTAGCAAACTTGCGACAAAATTAATAAAGATTTCTTTGTCAATTGGTGAAATAAATTCTAAAAATTTAAGGCCTGAAAATCCTATTAGATAAACGCTTGCAGTATGTGTAATTGAAGCAATAAGTCCAATTAAAAAAGCATCTCTTGCTTTGTTTATTTTTGTACTTAATACAAAAGTTGCAACAAGGCTTTTACCATGACCTGGCTCCATTGCATGAACCATGCCATAAAGTAGTGCCGTAAATAAGTAAAATAGATTTATATCAGGCATGAGTTGGATTTTAACATAGAAATTGTCTCCATGATAGTATAAATAGTCATGCGGCAAGAAAAAGATTCAATGGGCGTTTTTCAGTTACCAGATGAAGCATATTATGGTGTTCAAACAGCAAGAGCTCTAGATAATTTCCCAATCTCAGGAATTAAAGCAGATTTAGATTTTATTTACTCAAGTATATTTATAAAAAAAGCAGCAGCAAAAGTAAATGCTGAATTAGGCAAGATAGATAAAAAGATTTCTCTTGCTATGATTAAAGCTTGTGATGAGGTGTTAGAAGGAAAATTACTTGAAAACTTTGTTGTTGATATTTATCAAGCTGGTGCTGGAACTTCACACAATATGAATACAAATGAAGTCTTAGCAAATCGTGCAATTGAACTATTGGGTGGTAAAAAAGGTGATTATAAAATCGTTAGTCCAAATGATCATGTTAATTGTGCCCAATCTACAAATGACTTTTTCCCAACAGCAATGAGATTAGCAGCTTTAATTAAGTCAAAAGAATTATTAAAAGTATTAGATGAATGTTCAAAAGAGTTAGCACAAAAAGGGACTGAGTTTTTTGGTGTTATAAAAGCTGGAAGAACGCATCTTCAGGATGCAGTACCAGTTAGATTAGGAAGAGAGTTTCAGGTTTATTCAAGAGTTTTTCATGATCATAAAATTAGATTAGAAAATGCATTATCTGAGTTGAAAATTTTAGGAATAGGTGGAACAGCAGCAGGCACAGGTTTAAATGCTCATCCTGAATATCAGTCTAGAATTGTATCTGAACTTAGCAAGCTTAGTAATTTTGAACTCCAAGGTACACAAGACTTAATGCTTTCAATGCAAAGCATGGCACCATTTGTTTTAGTCTCATGTACCTTGAAAAATTTTGCATTAGATCTTACAAAGATTTGTAATGATTTACGCTTAATGGATTCAGGACCAACAACAGGACTTTCAGAAATAAAACTTCCTCCTGTACAACCAGGTTCATCAATAATGCCCGGGAAAGTAAATCCTTCAATGATTGAAATGTTAAATCAGGTTTGTTTTCAGGTTATTGGTTGTTCATGTGCTATTGAGTACTCATCCCAGGCTGGCCAATTTGAATTAAATGTAATGATGCCAGTAATAAATTTTAATTTACTTCACAGTATAAAAGTTTTAACTAATGCTTTAAAGATATGGAATGAAAAGTGTGTTAAAGGAATTAAGGCAAATGTAGACAGGTGTAGAAAATATGCTGAAGGCAGTGTATCAAATGCTACTGCTTTAAATCCTTTAATTGGTTACTTGCAAACAGCAGAAATAGTAAAAGAAGCAGTCTCAACCGGCAAGCCTATTAAAGACATTTGTCTTGAAAAAAAGCTCTTAGAAAAAAATAAATTAGACGAGGTGTTAAATCTTGAAAAGCAAGTAGGCTCTTGAACAGTCTTTTTTAATTTGTCTTATTAATTCATCTTTTGTTGCAAACTTTTCTTCATCTCTTAGTCTTTCTACAAATTCTATTTTTAGCCTTTGATTATAAAGTTCTTTATATGGAAAATTTAAAATATGTGCTTCTACTTTTAGTTCAGCGGTTTCTTCTTTAAAGGTAGGGCAATGACCAATGTTTATGACACATGGTAATTTTGAGGTTTCGAGGTTTTGAGGTTTCGAGGTTTTGGAACTGAGAGTAGCATATCCTGCATAAACTCCGCTAGCAGGAATTACTAGTCCACTTGAAATCATTAAGTTTGCTGTTGGAAATCCTAGTTCTTTTCCACGTTTGAGTCCTTGAGTAATCTTGCCACTTAGTGAATAATATCTTCCAAGTAAATTGCTAGCTATCTTGACTTGTCCTGCTAATAAATCTTTTCTAATTCTTGTACTGCTTACAGGTTCATCGTGGATGTTAACTGGAGGATTAATTTTAACAATTATTCCAAATTTTTTACCCCATTCTTTTAATTTATCAGAATTTCCTTCTTGATTAAAACCAAACTTATGATCATATCCAATGCTAATAAATTTTGAATTAAGTGAGTCTACTAAGATTTTCGTGAAATAATCTTGGGCAGACATATGTCTTAGTTTTGAATCAAATTCAAGAGCTGAGATCGTATCTATTCCTAAATTTTTAATTAATTCAGCTCTTTCTTCAAATGTTGTAAGCAGTAGAGGTGGCTGACCTGTAATTTCAGAGTGGGGATGATTTAAAAAAGTAGCTACAACTGATGGGAAATTATTTCCTTTACTAAATTTAATTGCATTATTTATAATTTCAATATGTCCTAAATGAACTCCATCAAAAACACCAAGTGCTACACTGCTACCTTCTGGAAAAATGTTTTGCTTAATTTGTGTGTATATCTGCATATGTTATAAAGAATATCATGTTATGTAAGGACATGCCTTATTAAGTCCTGCATGATATAAATAAACATAATGGCAAAGCTAGTTTCAGAAGATGAAGAAATAAAATCAAGTTTAGAATTAATTTTTTTAAAAGATAAGACAGAGATTCCTTATAAAATTATTCTTCAAAGTGCTGAAAAAAAATTAATATATGAATTAAGTCAAGAAAATAAAGGAGCTGGAGATTACGTACTTGCATTAAAACCAATAAATGAAATAGAAAATTTAATTAATGGCATTAAAAACTTTTTAAACGATAAAGAAACTAAGATGTTTGCATTTGAGCCAATAGAGCCATCATTTGAGTTTATTTTAGAAAGAGCACATAAAGGATATTCTGCAATGTGTTGGATTGATGCTGGCAATGTAATTTCAAATCATTACACCTGGGATGGGCTTGGTATAAGATTTTTTACAACTGAAAAGAATCTACTTTCTTTCGTAGAAGAATTAAGCAAGGAAAAGGAGGGATAAATTCCTAAAAATGAAACGAAAAGATATAAAAAAGATTTTATTAATCGGTGCAGGTCCTATTGTAATAGGACAAGCATGTGAGTTTGATTATTCAGGTACTCAAGCAGCAAGAGCATTAAAAGAAGAAGGA
The nucleotide sequence above comes from Candidatus Melainabacteria bacterium. Encoded proteins:
- the fabF gene encoding beta-ketoacyl-ACP synthase II; this encodes MQHKRVVITGIGPVTSVGIGKVDFWESLKSGKSGVSRISTSENKDWEKVDIKIAGEIKNFYLENYFTDPKLLKTLQKDMDKVTQFAVVASKLAIEDSLINFSKLNTERVAVFVGTGIGGINTTCNDQTILITEGQKKIGVRTIIRLMPNAPSGYIGILWGLKGRAKSDSTACASGLDSMLDALNWIRLNKADVVITGGTEATINPVSMASFSNMGALSKRNCSPEMASCPFSKERDGFVMGEGSVVFVFEELEHAKKRGAKIYAEIISGGATCDASHITAPHETGDGSARAMLEAIKDARIKLEDVDYIHAHGTSTPLNDSRETLAIKKVFGEHAKKLAVTSSKSMTGHLIGAAGPLGAAATVLTIGHGIITPTINYQTPDPECDLDYVPNKAREQKVNIALVSALGFGGHNTVLALRRI
- a CDS encoding response regulator transcription factor produces the protein MKQLKKEQLFLCGKTTLELRTILQTHKVETLSNKDLLELLTARETEVLHSLTQGVNYKQIAKLLFISESTVKTHVNNIFTKLNVSDRTQAVLYALRHGIESLAKKPNILRDITNEALHKNQLSV
- a CDS encoding S1 RNA-binding domain-containing protein, giving the protein MTDKMAEFERLLKEGSYEFKVQQGDIVKGKIIFLEKDGALVDIGGKTEAFLPYKELTNKIRRVKIEELVKVGEEHDFYVLRDDETEEEKVILSLKKVNQAQGWNKLEEAKRANEILSGTIASFVKGGAIVELFGIKGFIPNSQLRIKNSQQESLLGSNINVKVLELDFKKNKLIFSQKLAIQDEKADLMEKTIQNLEVGQIISGEVVRVTDFGAFIDLGGIDGLLPISEFSWQRVHNPQDILKVGQEVQLKVLKIDRDVSGRVKISLSLKRMQSDPWNELRGKINDNEIIEGTVSKVASFGVFIEVHPGVEGLVPRSEITNESESPKTDDYLKVGDTVKVLVKRFAPNEHRLSLSIKDAKDANYQ
- the rodA gene encoding rod shape-determining protein RodA yields the protein MQKMQIISERDFVVRRWSDFKDFDWWLLGSVIALLIFDLFLLKSASSEAFVLKQFLFTILAFFLGTAVLFININFWQKISLWIYVFNVFLLLVVLFMGTSAMGAQRWIDFGIVKIQPSEIAKVGILISLAAWFLKHPIKNYFDILNSFFIIAIPVLLILKQPDLGTSLVFISIYLGMAFWAGASVTHLLICVSPVLSLILNATGDIIYSFGTFEFNNKIIELTVTNSFLLFMLFLLLWLIINYKVWRSPWLVLWISTIVFLNFIIGFIRPVLWSMLQLYQQRRLTIFLNPESDPQGAGYHIIQSLLAVGNGGLFGYGWQNGRLTRGDYIPAQHTDFIFSTLGEEFGFIGAVIVICLFAIILSRILVIAKDSNNKFASFLAIGIFSFFAFHIFVNIGMTVGIMPITGVPLPFLSYGGTALVVDTFSIFLLLSVSWRTLPRKIF
- a CDS encoding 4Fe-4S dicluster domain-containing protein, with the protein product MSRKKKDSTESILLRTRRRVILDFPPNQIQTPITYILAKEYDIASNILRAEIAPEETGKLVMEMDGLPEKLDEAIKRIKEYGIEVTEIARKVTFNMDKCTHCGACISVCLAGALKLDKNFHLEFIEPKCTVCEMCVTSCPVGVVNIDI
- a CDS encoding HesA/MoeB/ThiF family protein; protein product: MELTNEELKRYSRQIVLPEISIQGQLALQKSKVLVAGAGGLGSSALLYLASSGIGTIGVIDYDNVDLSNLHRQVIHYTDDLNKSKVISAKEKINKLNPNVKVVTFNEKLSQTNIKNILNDFEIVIDGLDNFNDKFLLNDSCVLLNKKLIHAGVIGFEGQILTIIPKKSACLRCFFPDKIPDNLRQSCKEIGVLSTCVGVLSIIQANEAIKLILGIGKPLTNKVLKFNALDGTFYEFKVQDINKSCPVCNLAT
- a CDS encoding sulfite exporter TauE/SafE family protein — encoded protein: MPDINLFYLFTALLYGMVHAMEPGHGKSLVATFVLSTKINKARDAFLIGLIASITHTASVYLIGFSGLKFLEFISPIDKEIFINFVASLLIFLIGLWLMWDRIIKPLFHHEHKHQCSVHEVLTKNLKITNILLIGLTAGLVPCTGGLAVFMTATAVSGFHNLLNGFLYVLSFSIGLGIALSLVALSMIFSQGFLKSLLQKSMSNIEKSSGVISAILIYTLGLILLTGSVVKLIPERSHHHVDHHLGR
- a CDS encoding aspartate ammonia-lyase, with translation MRQEKDSMGVFQLPDEAYYGVQTARALDNFPISGIKADLDFIYSSIFIKKAAAKVNAELGKIDKKISLAMIKACDEVLEGKLLENFVVDIYQAGAGTSHNMNTNEVLANRAIELLGGKKGDYKIVSPNDHVNCAQSTNDFFPTAMRLAALIKSKELLKVLDECSKELAQKGTEFFGVIKAGRTHLQDAVPVRLGREFQVYSRVFHDHKIRLENALSELKILGIGGTAAGTGLNAHPEYQSRIVSELSKLSNFELQGTQDLMLSMQSMAPFVLVSCTLKNFALDLTKICNDLRLMDSGPTTGLSEIKLPPVQPGSSIMPGKVNPSMIEMLNQVCFQVIGCSCAIEYSSQAGQFELNVMMPVINFNLLHSIKVLTNALKIWNEKCVKGIKANVDRCRKYAEGSVSNATALNPLIGYLQTAEIVKEAVSTGKPIKDICLEKKLLEKNKLDEVLNLEKQVGS
- a CDS encoding bifunctional riboflavin kinase/FAD synthetase codes for the protein MQIYTQIKQNIFPEGSSVALGVFDGVHLGHIEIINNAIKFSKGNNFPSVVATFLNHPHSEITGQPPLLLTTFEERAELIKNLGIDTISALEFDSKLRHMSAQDYFTKILVDSLNSKFISIGYDHKFGFNQEGNSDKLKEWGKKFGIIVKINPPVNIHDEPVSSTRIRKDLLAGQVKIASNLLGRYYSLSGKITQGLKRGKELGFPTANLMISSGLVIPASGVYAGYATLSSKTSKPQNLETSKLPCVINIGHCPTFKEETAELKVEAHILNFPYKELYNQRLKIEFVERLRDEEKFATKDELIRQIKKDCSRAYLLFKI